In the Candidatus Omnitrophota bacterium genome, one interval contains:
- the dnaJ gene encoding molecular chaperone DnaJ, whose translation MSTAKDYYEVIGLSKGATVDEVKKAYRQLVMKHHPDRVPENQKKVAEEKFKEISEAYAVLSDPQKKQLYDQYGHAGIDSRYSTEDIFRGADFSSIFGNAGGGLGGIFESLFSNSGVFGGSGFSGSGRTRSGEDLQIQVTISLDEAYRGVEKDISFGRNDNCSHCSGSGAEPGSRKQTCSTCRGRGQVSAGLGGFINFAQTCPNCQGQGEIIKNRCKKCSGAGRIKVKKNLKVTIPKGVDSGSVLRLRAEGSWASGARGDLYIYINVRTHPQFKRQGDTILCAVKLNVIQAILGAEIEVPTLSGKVMMKIPPGTQPNTVFRLKGKGIIDLHSKRPGDELIEVEIEIPKKLSSREKKLIEQWAKLIG comes from the coding sequence ATGAGTACTGCTAAAGATTATTATGAAGTTATTGGGTTGAGCAAGGGTGCGACCGTTGATGAGGTTAAGAAGGCTTATCGGCAGTTGGTAATGAAGCATCATCCTGATCGAGTGCCTGAAAATCAGAAAAAAGTCGCTGAAGAAAAGTTTAAAGAAATCTCTGAAGCATATGCGGTTTTAAGCGATCCTCAGAAAAAGCAGCTTTATGATCAATATGGTCATGCTGGAATAGACTCTCGTTATTCAACTGAAGATATTTTCCGCGGCGCAGACTTTTCAAGTATATTCGGCAATGCCGGCGGAGGCCTTGGTGGAATTTTTGAGAGCTTATTTTCTAACTCTGGAGTGTTTGGTGGATCGGGATTTTCTGGATCTGGCCGGACGCGTTCCGGCGAGGATCTTCAGATTCAAGTTACGATAAGTCTCGATGAGGCCTACCGAGGCGTAGAAAAGGATATTTCCTTTGGCCGGAATGATAATTGTTCCCATTGTTCAGGAAGTGGTGCTGAACCTGGATCAAGGAAGCAAACTTGTTCTACTTGTCGGGGAAGAGGCCAGGTTAGCGCAGGGTTGGGAGGTTTTATTAATTTTGCTCAAACCTGCCCTAATTGCCAAGGTCAGGGCGAGATTATTAAAAATCGCTGCAAGAAGTGTTCAGGAGCCGGCAGGATAAAGGTTAAGAAAAATCTTAAAGTTACTATTCCGAAAGGGGTTGATAGCGGATCGGTTTTACGCCTAAGGGCTGAAGGAAGTTGGGCATCTGGAGCTAGAGGTGATTTATATATTTACATCAATGTTAGAACCCATCCGCAGTTTAAACGCCAGGGTGATACGATACTTTGTGCGGTAAAGTTAAATGTTATCCAGGCAATACTGGGAGCTGAAATTGAAGTTCCTACTTTGTCTGGCAAAGTTATGATGAAGATTCCGCCAGGTACCCAGCCCAATACGGTATTTAGGTTAAAAGGAAAAGGAATAATTGATTTACATTCAAAACGTCCGGGAGATGAGCTTATCGAAGTAGAAATAGAGATACCTAAGAAGCTATCTTCTCGAGAAAAAAAGCTCATTGAGCAATGGGCAAAATTAATAGGATGA
- a CDS encoding DUF1015 domain-containing protein: protein MPKTVKPLKATYYNPAIFKDYSRLVSPPYDVINKDKLKSLRKKSPYNYSRVLLADRGDYKQVAVRLKKWLDSQILVDDQSESFYIYEQTFKVEGKTFRRFGVFSLLRMDKKGIFPHEHTLSAPKKDRKAIIESTKANLGPIFVIATKELNKLKKVYNNCRQQKPLFKCQDSFTGLNKVWKISDKRQVASICQDISNSKIVIADGHHRFETSFNYFKNNKDKFKDLNYVLAYITPPQEGLVILPTHRVLAANKSTALIPDKLKKYFRIEKISKSGLDKKLKSRGPFCLGLYHQDKFLFLELKDERLLDRIPNKLFRQLDTYIFHKLILPMFKLDGAIEYTHSLAEAKKMAGKTKIGFLLRAVPLETVLKISRKGFKFPQKSTYFYPKILSGLLIRRFGV, encoded by the coding sequence ATGCCTAAAACAGTAAAACCGTTAAAGGCTACTTATTATAATCCGGCTATCTTTAAGGACTATTCTAGATTGGTTTCTCCACCTTATGATGTAATTAATAAAGACAAATTAAAAAGTTTACGTAAAAAGTCTCCCTATAATTATTCCCGAGTTCTTTTGGCTGATCGAGGTGACTATAAGCAAGTAGCCGTCCGGCTTAAGAAATGGCTGGATTCACAAATACTAGTTGACGATCAGAGCGAGAGTTTTTATATTTATGAGCAGACTTTTAAGGTTGAAGGGAAAACTTTTCGACGTTTTGGTGTTTTTTCTCTTTTACGGATGGATAAAAAAGGTATTTTTCCTCACGAACATACCTTAAGTGCTCCGAAAAAAGATCGTAAAGCAATAATTGAATCAACTAAGGCTAACTTAGGTCCGATATTCGTTATCGCTACTAAAGAGCTGAATAAATTAAAGAAAGTCTATAATAACTGTCGTCAGCAAAAGCCTCTCTTTAAGTGTCAAGATAGCTTCACCGGTTTGAATAAGGTTTGGAAGATTTCCGATAAGCGGCAGGTTGCCAGTATTTGTCAGGATATTTCTAATTCAAAAATAGTTATCGCTGACGGACATCATCGTTTTGAAACTTCTTTTAATTATTTTAAAAATAATAAAGATAAATTTAAAGATTTAAATTATGTTTTGGCTTATATTACTCCGCCGCAAGAGGGATTAGTAATTCTGCCTACTCATCGGGTTTTAGCTGCTAATAAATCAACAGCATTGATTCCTGATAAATTAAAGAAATATTTTCGTATTGAGAAAATTTCAAAATCAGGGTTGGATAAAAAGTTGAAGTCCCGAGGGCCTTTTTGCCTGGGCCTATATCATCAGGATAAATTTTTATTTTTAGAGTTGAAAGATGAGCGACTTTTAGATAGAATACCCAATAAACTTTTTCGGCAGTTAGATACTTATATTTTTCATAAATTGATATTGCCGATGTTTAAGTTAGACGGCGCAATTGAATATACCCATAGTCTTGCTGAGGCTAAAAAAATGGCCGGTAAAACAAAAATCGGTTTTCTTTTACGGGCAGTACCTTTAGAAACTGTGTTAAAAATATCACGAAAAGGTTTTAAGTTTCCCCAAAAATCAACATATTTCTATCCGAAAATTTTATCGGGTTTGCTGATAAGGAGGTTTGGAGTTTGA